A genomic segment from Aegilops tauschii subsp. strangulata cultivar AL8/78 chromosome 1, Aet v6.0, whole genome shotgun sequence encodes:
- the LOC141039174 gene encoding uncharacterized protein — protein MEADFFRDFRMHHRTFKSLCEELAGAAGKMDAAGTIPLEKCVAVCLWLLAMAQPFRTVSDKFNLPVATCNRLFHDGCATSKAVHFCQELTNAAAMYANAARFQDVSGIPDIIGALYTTRIDISAPEMRPMDY, from the coding sequence ATGGAGGCAGACTTCTTCCGCGACTTCCGCATGCACCACCGCACGTTCAAGTCCCTGTGCGAGGAGCTGGCCGGCGCCGCCGGCAAGATGGACGCCGCTGGCACTATCCCCCTGGAAAAGTGCGTCGCGGTCTGCCTCTGGCTCCTCGCCATGGCGCAGCCTTTCCGCACCGTGTCCGACAAGTTCAACCTCCCGGTCGCCACATGCAATAGGCTCTTCCACGACGGCTGCGCCACCAGCAAGGCCGTCCACTTCTGCCAGGAGCTCACCAACGCCGCCGCTATGTACGCCAACGCCGCCAGGTTCCAGGACGTGTCGGGAATCCCAGACATCATCGGCGCCCTATACACCACCCGCATCGACATCAGCGCACCCGAGATGCGCCCCATGGACTACTGA